A stretch of the Neofelis nebulosa isolate mNeoNeb1 chromosome 1, mNeoNeb1.pri, whole genome shotgun sequence genome encodes the following:
- the BIVM gene encoding basic immunoglobulin-like variable motif-containing protein isoform X1 has product MGVQGLWKLLECSGRQVSPETLEGKILAVDISIWLNQALRGVRDRHGNSIENAHLLTLFHRLCKLLFFRIRPIFVFDGDAPLLKKQTLAKRRQRKDLATSDSKKTTEKLLKTFLKRQAIKTALKSKRDEALPSLTQVQREDDLYALPPLQKEEKNSSEEEDEKEWQERMSQKQALQEEFFHNPHAIDIESEDFSSLPLEIKHEILTDMKEFTKRRRTLFEAMPEESNDFSQYQLKGLLKKNYLNQHIENVQREMNQQQSGQIQRQYEEEGGFLKEVESRRVVSEDTSHYILIRGIQAKKAAGVGSEVLPSSSEMQSKSFDMKSSPCGKPKPQEEPATTPPPPRTSLAVQAAVLGGSSEEEWESKGRRQSDGENVPVSPLTLLAIQKALDDDDEDMEMRAGNDVQTGASGVKKPPEEGSDEETDEGLKEVDGKGMLLPAGPHLACVNSAQECDTSLDGGQRPADSAHVSQPVSESRVPEEEMSLRFTVANTAFQTSDESAVKGRKDPVPSESTVKRHSDAPGLQSGGEGTPTPPTSSSSVLRDETYAKVSELQPDLCPSGRKYVSSVLSSEDEAECEKSPLSKITGTVIFHETSNTQIVPSEAKRNLEDAGLFDAKENENFLKTVHESAAKNPVESADQDFISVPKSTEPMEIDSEESESDGSFIEVQSVPSSDELQAESHEASRPPSEQDEEEPVGTEKEEATGDSEGPLRHNSGSEALDIEPRDEAEKDADSSLNEWQDINLEELETLESNLLEQQNSLKAQKQQQERIAATVTGQMFLESQELLRLFGIPYIEAPMEAEAQCAILDLTDQTSGTITDDSDIWLFGARHVYKNFFNKNKFVEYYQYVDFHNQLGLDRNKLINLAYLLGSDYTEGIPTVGCVTAMEILNEFPGHGLEPLLKFSEWWHEAQKSKKIRPDPYDTKVKKKLRKLQLTPGFPNPAVADAYLKPVVDDSRGSFLWGKPDLDKIREFCQRYFGWNRTKTDESLFPVLKQLNAQQTQLRIDSFFRLAQQERRDAKGIRSQRLNRAVTCMLRKEREEEASEIEAVSVAMEKDCEFPDTAQGKTQKRSMANKRKESSNLKRKRLSDPKQVNKCGGFLGGTCLSPSSGASSGEDAECVSSVNLQRGKAAEEPPISRPALLRAGRPAPVRDEDSTSSSSSDDDRAGTAPVLVTARSVFGKKKGKLRGTRGRKRKS; this is encoded by the exons GctaagagaaggcagagaaaggatttGGCAACGAGTGATTCCAAAAAAACTACAGAGAagcttttgaaaacatttttgaaaagacaaGCTATCAAAACTGCCTTAAAAAGCAAAAG AGATGAAGCGCTCCCCAGTCTTACTCAAGTTCAAAGAGAAGATGACCTCTATGCTTTGCCACCTTtacagaaggaggaaaaaaacag TTCAGAAGAAGAAGACGAAAAAGAATGGCAAGAAAGAATGAGTCAGAAACAAGCATTACAG GAAGAGTTCTTTCATAATCCTCATGCGATAGATATTGAATCTGAAGACTTCAGCAGCTTGCCTCTTGAAATAAAGCATGAAATCTTGACTGATATGAAAGAATTTACCAAGCGAAGAAGAACATTATTTGAAGCAATGCCAGAG gagtctAATGACTTTTCACAGTATCAGCTCAAAGGCTTGCTTAAAAAAAACTATCTAAACCAACACATAGAAAATGTCCAAAGGGAAATGAATCAGCAACAGTCCGGACAAATCCAAAGACAATACGAAGAGGAAGGGGGCTTTTTGAAGGAGGTAGAGTCGAGGAGAGTGGTCTCTGAAGACACTTCACATTACATCTTGATAAGAG GTATTCAAGCTAAGAAAGCTGCAGGGGTGGGTTCAGAGGTTCTTCCTTCTTCCAGTGAAATGCAGAGCAAGTCTTTTGACATGAAGTCCTCTCCATGTGGAAAACCAAAGCCACAGGAAGAGCCTGccaccacccctcctcctccaagaACGTCCCTGGCTGTGCAAGCTGCCGTGCTGGGGGGCAGCTcggaggaggagtgggagagcAAGGGCCGAAGGCAGTCTGATGGGGAGAACGTACCCGTGTCACCGCTCACTCTCTTAGCTATTCAGAAGGCTCTTGACGACGACGATGAAGACATGGAAATGCGCGCAGGAAACGATGTGCAGACGGGAGCGTCAGGAGTGAAAAAGCCGCCTGAGGAGGGttctgatgaggaaactgatgaaGGCCTTAAGGAAGTTGATGGAAAAGGAATGCTGCTGCCAGCAGGACCCCACCTGGCCTGTGTGAACTCTGCACAGGAGTGCGACACCAGCCTTGACGGTGGCCAGAGGCCGGCAGACTCGGCTCATGTGTCACAGCCCGTCAGCGAATCTCgtgttccagaagaagaaatgtCACTGAGGTTCACTGTGGCGAACACAGCCTTTCAGACAAGTGATGAGTCCGCAGTTAAGGGTAGAAAAGATCCAGTTCCTTCAGAAAGCACAGTGAAGAGACACAGCGATGCACCCGGACTCCAGAGTGGAGGAGAAGGGACTCCAACACCTCCGACAAGTTCGAGTTCTGTATTGAGGGATGAAACATATGCCAAAGTGTCTGAGCTGCAACCAGACCTTTGTCCATCGGGCAGAAAATATGTTTCCTCTGTTCTTTCAAGTGAGGACGAAGCAGAATGTGAAAAAAGTCCTCTTTCTAAAATCACTGGCACTGTCATTTTTCATGAAACGAGTAATACACAAATTGTCCCTTCAGAGGCAAAAAGGAACTTGGAAGATGCGGGATTGTTTGATGCTAAAGAGAATGAGAATTTCCTGAAAACCGTCCACGAATCTGCAGCCAAGAACCCAGTGGAATCTGCAGACCAGGACTTCATTTCAGTTCCAAAGTCCACGGAGCCAATGGAAATCGACTCTGAAGAAAGTGAATCTGACG GAAGTTTCATTGAGGTCCAGAGTGTACCTAGTAGTGATGAACTTCAAGCTGAGTCACATGAAGCTTCCAGACCTCCCTCTGAACAAGATGAAGAGGAACCAGTAGGAACTGAGAAGGAAGAAGCCACTGGTGACTCCGAGGGCCCCCTAAGACACAACTCTGGAAGTGAGGCCTTGGATATTGAGCCACGCGACGAAGCTGAAAAAGATGCAGACAGTTCACTTAATGAATGGCAAGATATTAATTTG GAGGAACTGGAAACTCTGGAGAGCAACCTGTTAGAACAACAGAATTCACTGAAAGCACAAAAACAGCAGCAAGAACGGATTGCTGCTACCGTGACAGGGCAGATGTTCCTGGAAAGCCAG GAACTTCTtcgcctgtttgggattccctacATTGAGGCTCCCATGGAAGCAGAGGCTCAGTGCGCCATCCTGGATTTGACTGATCAAACTTCTGGAACAATCACTGATGATAGTGATATTTGGCTGTTTGGAGCACGGCATGtctataaaaacttttttaataaaaacaagtttGTAGAATATTACCAGTATGTGGACTTTCACAACCAACTTG gATTAGACcggaataaattaataaatttggcCTATTTGCTTGGAAGTGATTATACAGAAGGAATACCAACTGTAGGTTGTGTTACAGCCATGGAAATTCTCAATGAATTCCCTGGACATGGCCTGGAACCTCTCCTAAAATTCTC AGAGTGGTGGCATGAAGCTCAAAAAAGTAAGAAGATAAGACCTGACCCTTATGAcaccaaagtgaaaaaaaaattacgcAAGCTGCAACTCACACCTGGCTTTCCCAACCCAGCTGTGGCAGACGCTTACCTCAAACCTGTGGTGGATGACTCCAGGGGGTCATTTCTGTGGGGGAAGCCAGATCTCGACAAAATTAGAGAAT TTTGTCAGCGTTATTTTGGCTGGAACAGGACAAAGACAGATGAGTCTCTGTTTCCAGTATTAAAGCAACTGAACGCCCAGCAG acaCAGCTCCGAATTGATTCTTTCTTTAGATTAGCTCAACAGGAGAGACGAGATGCTAAGGGTATTAGGAGCCAGAGACTTAACAGAGCTGTGACATGTAtgctgagaaaagaaagagaagaagaggccAGTGAAATAGAAGCGGTGTCTGTTGCCATGGAGAAAGACTGTGAGTTCCCGGATACGGCACAAGGAAAAACCCAGAAGAGAAGCATGGCAAATAAACGGAAAGAGTCATCAAACCTGAAAAGAAAGAGGCTTTCAGATCCTAAGCAAGTGAATAAATGTGGTGGGTTTCTGGGGGGCACCTGCCTCTCGCCGTCATCCGGGGCGTCTTCTGGGGAGGATGCTGAGTGTGTATCTTCGGTGAACCTGCAAAGGGGGAAAGCAGCCGAGGAGCCCCCCATCAGCCGTCCGGCTTTGCTAAGAGCAGGGCGCCCTGCTCCTGTCCGCGACGAAGACTCGACCAGCAGCAGCTCTAGTGATGATGACCGAGCAGGGACAGCACCAGTGCTGGTGACTGCCAGATCTGTGTTTGGGAAGAAAAAGGGCAAACTGAGAGGtaccagagggagaaagaggaaaagctaA